A region of Vanessa tameamea isolate UH-Manoa-2023 chromosome 21, ilVanTame1 primary haplotype, whole genome shotgun sequence DNA encodes the following proteins:
- the LOC113395213 gene encoding glutamate receptor ionotropic, kainate 2-like, protein MRGLRFIFVLFLLVFGKIKCAFRKFETLKTTINIGVILPPNTVTEIAFASALARASIESEHYNFVMKIIYTPFGDSFAASKASCKLLASGVVAIFGPTDPTSADAVEAHCRAANVPHIQAVWRPTPVRGLERPSPPGINLYPEAVALSKAVALFIKDNDWKSYTLLYDDDQGLMRLQEIFKHAEPDHKWLVRRLKPGEDNRQLLKSLKAYGVTRVVIDCPSDRILEYLRQAFEVKFFEDYMSYILMSLDAHTLDLQELRHGLSNVTCLRIFDHSDSRTRSYLADWKARTSSDVKIPRQTHEITVEAALASDAARLLTDAIESAPDGFKIEAQGIECNSDTKWEVGEEFHNHLLTNPITGITGFITIDNTTGERTNFNVEIMELSNSGFNSIAKWTAESGFIPFRTANEVSDLLAEKWQNKTFRVVSRIGAPYLVEKVPEEGEVLTGNDRYEGYSKDLIHEILKETLHLNYEFEIVPGNLYGSYNKDTRKWDGLIGHLLERKADLAICDLTITYERRAAVDFTTPFMTLGISILYSKPTPPEPELFSFLKPFSVDVWIYMAAAYLMVSLLLHILARLAPNDWENPHPCDKSPEELENIWHIKNSCWLTVGSIMTQGSDILPKGYSTRWVCGMWWFFALIMCSSYTANLAAFLTNAAMDDSIKSAEDLAMQTKIKYGTLKGGSTSSFFKRSNVSIYQRMWAAMESARPSVFVKNNDEGVDRVLKSKRSYAYLMESTAIEYQLERHCDLMQVGGLLDSKGYGIAMPFFASYRTAVDNAVLKLAESGKLVELKNRWWKLTDEEACASEEASEEGTSAGELGVDNVGGVFVVLGIGCGMAAAMGGFEFLWHIRDVAVEQKMTPSEAFWAELAFALSFWETEKPVQHSRSSSTASGSNIASRASSVLRSAVDLFHLEVFNK, encoded by the exons ATGCGGG GTCTTCGTTTCATTTTCGTGTTATTTCTCTTGGTGTTTGGGAAGATTAAATGTGCGTTCCGGAAATTCGAAACCCTAAAAACCACCATTAACATCG GTGTAATATTGCCACCAAATACCGTTACTGAAATTGCCTTTGCATCCGCACTCGCCCGAGCATCGATAGAAAGTGAACATTACAATTtcgttatgaaaattatttacactCCCTTCGGTGACAGCTTTGCGGCATCGAAAGCCT CTTGTAAGCTGCTAGCGTCTGGTGTTGTTGCCATCTTCGGACCGACTGATCCCACATCCGCTGATGCTGTGGAAGCGCATTGCCGAGCAGCTAATGTACCTCATATTCAA GCAGTATGGCGGCCAACTCCGGTAAGGGGCTTGGAACGTCCTTCCCCACCAGGCATTAACTTGTATCCCGAGGCCGTCGCCCTGTCGAAAGCGGTCGCACTTTTTATAAAGGACAACGATTGGAAAAGTTATACTCTACTGTACGATGATGATCAAG GACTCATGAGATTACAAGAAATTTTCAAACACGCTGAACCTGACCATAAGTGGTTGGTGCGTAGGTTAAAACCCGGTGAAGATAATCGCCAACTATTGAAGTCCCTGAAGGCATATGGAGTGACCAGGGTAGTTATTGATTGCCCATCCGACAGGATCTTAGAATATTTGAGACAAGCATTCGAAGTTAAGTTCTTTGAGGATTACATG AGTTACATACTTATGTCACTGGATGCACACACGTTAGATCTGCAAGAATTAAGACACGGACTGTCAAACGTCACTTGTTTGAGGATATTTGACCATTCAGATTCGAGGACAAGATCATATCTCGCTGATTGGAAGGCGAGGACATCTTCTGATGTTAAAATTCCGAGACAGACACATGAAATTACT GTCGAAGCAGCTTTGGCTAGTGATGCAGCGAGGCTTCTAACTGATGCTATAGAAAGTGCACCGGATGGATTCAAAATAGAAGCCCAAGGAATTGAGTGCAACTCGGATACGAAGTGGGAAGTGGGAGAGGAATTCCATAACCACTTGCTTACG aatccaATAACAGGCATCACTGGTTTCATAACTATTGACAACACGACGGGCGAAAGAACCAATTTCAATGTTGAAATAATGGAACTATCCAATAGTGGTTTTAATAGTATTGCAAAATGGACGGCCGAGTCTGGGTTCATTCCCTTTCGAACTGCAAACGAAGTGTCAGATCTTTTAGCCGAAAAATGGCAGAATAAAACATTCCGAGTTGTATCACGTATTGGAGCTCCATATTTAGTTGAAAAGGTACCAGAGGAGGGCGAAGTTTTAACTGGAAATGATCGTTACGAAGGATACTCAAAAGATCTCATAcacgaaatattaaaagaaacctTGCATTTAAATTACGAATTTGAAATTGTACCGGGAAACTTGTACGGCTCGTATAATAAAGATACCAGAAAATGGGACGGTCTGATTGGTCATCTTTTGGAAAGg aaaGCAGATTTAGCTATTTGTGATCTGACTATAACATATGAACGAAGAGCCGCAGTGGACTTTACAACACCGTTCATGACTCTGGGAATCAGTATCTTGTATTCGAAGCCCACGCCTCCAGAGCCGGAATTGTTTTCTTTTCTTAAGCCATTTTCTGTCGATGTCTGGATTTACATGGCTGCAGCATACCTGATGGTGTcacttttattacatattttagcCAG GCTTGCTCCAAATGATTGGGAGAATCCTCATCCATGCGACAAATCACCCGAGGAGTTGGAAAATATTTGGCATATTAAAAATTCCTGCTGGCTGACTGTTGGATCTATTATGACACAAGGTTCTGACATTTTGCCGAA AGGTTATTCGACACGTTGGGTCTGTGGAATGTGGTGGTTTTTCGCTCTCATCATGTGTTCGTCTTATACGGCCAACCTTGCTGCTTTCCTTACGAATGCAGCTATGGATGACTCCATCAAGAGCGCGGAGGACTTAGCGATGCAAACTAAGATCAAGTACGGGACCTTGAAAGGAGGTTCCACCTCTTCATTTTTTAAG CGTTCAAATGTCTCTATATACCAAAGAATGTGGGCGGCTATGGAGTCCGCACGACCATCGGTcttcgttaaaaataatgatgaagGAGTAGATAGGGTGTTGAAGAGTAAGCGATCGTACGCATACTTGATGGAGTCCACGGCCATTGAATACCAGCTGGAAAGACATTGCGACCTGATGCAAGTCGGCGGTCTGCTCGACTCGAAAGGATATGGCATCGCCATGCCGTtct ttgCGTCATATCGTACAGCAGTGGACAATGCAGTGTTGAAACTGGCAGAGAGTGGGAAGTTAGTAGAACTGAAAAACCGTTGGTGGAAACTTACAGACGAAGAAGCTTGTgct TCTGAAGAAGCCAGTGAAGAGGGCACGAGCGCGGGCGAATTGGGAGTCGATAACGTAGGCGGAGTTTTCGTTGTCTTGGGAATAGGTTGCGGGATGGCAGCTGCAATGGGAGGTTTCGAATTCCTCTGGCATATCAGGGACGTCGCCGTGGAGCAGAAG ATGACACCATCAGAAGCGTTCTGGGCGGAGTTAGCCTTCGCCTTAAGTTTTTGGGAGACGGAAAAGCCTGTCCAGCACTCTAGGTCATCGTCTACTGCCTCTGGCTCGAACATCGCTTCACGAGCGTCATCAGTACTCCGTTCGGCAGTCGATTTGTTCCACCTCGAAGTGTTTAATAAATAG
- the LOC113395247 gene encoding lysosomal acid glucosylceramidase-like → MKHFRKLKILLSLFVLSVHADLPCAPRQYEETVVCVCNTTYCDTVTREIPDDGNYIVYTSSKSGKRFSKSYGFTQEQSYTSDNESFDLVLDVQPEKMYQTIEGFGGAVTDSAGINWKSLPPAAQQHLIDSYCSEDGLEYSMIRVPNTSSDFSTRPYAYNEYPINDTKLTNFTLAPEDVLYKVPMIHACMKAAKVDVEVVTASWAPPTWMVIKEQNSGFQYVNEDYYQAYADYQCKFAELYNQQGIKIWGLSAANEPLLPFLLEVKGTQIWTKNKMAKFLKNNLGPTIRNCSVQDIRIMAADDQRYTLVPFFESIVEDDEILKYIDGIAVHYYFDESTPPAILARISKNYPDKFILSTEACVGFKLTDIPKVDLGSWKRAKVYIKDILENLNYNIIGWIDWNMCLNKEGGPTWLKNYVDSPIIVDAQNEEFLKQPTFYAMGHFSKFIPRGSRRIEVSKIIPTEELDVQELQALDQSYYDSVAFLTPTDTIVVVIHNEAANTKSANIRVGQQEFFVKLDAESVTTIEVA, encoded by the exons ATGAAACATTTCCGGAAGTTAAAAATCCTTTTATCATTATTTGTGTTATCAGTGCATGCTG atCTTCCTTGCGCACCCAGACAATACGAGGAGACAGTAGTATGCGTCTGCAACACTACCTACTGTGATACAGTCACTAGAGAAATTCCGGACGATGGAAACTATATAGTGTACACGTCATCTAAg TCGGGTAAAAGGTTTAGTAAAAGCTATGGTTTCACGCAAGAACAATCTTATACGAGTGACAATG aatCCTTCGATTTGGTCCTGGACGTCCAACCAGAAAAAATGTATCAGACAATTGAAGGTTTCGGCGGGGCGGTGACGGATTCTGCAGGAATAAATTGGAAGAGCTTACCGCCTGCGGCACAACAGCATCTAATCGA CTCGTATTGCAGTGAAGACGGATTGGAATATTCAATGATTCGCGTCCCTAACACTTCGTCGGATTTCTCCACGCGCCCATACGCTTACAATGAATACCCAATTAACGACACAAAATTAACCAACTTTACTTTAGCCCCGGAAGACGTCTTATACAag GTCCCCATGATCCATGCTTGTATGAAAGCAGCAAAAGTCGATGTGGAAGTCGTTACAGCGAGTTGGGCACCTCCTACTTGGATGGTTATAAAGGAACAGAATTCAGGGTTCCAATATGTTAATGAAGATTATTATCAGGCATACGCTGACTATCAGTGCAA attcgcCGAGCTTTACAACCAACAAGGTATAAAAATATGGGGACTGTCAGCTGCAAATGAACCGCTGCTTCCCTTTTTATTGGAAGTCAAAGGAACCCAGATAtggactaaaaataaaatg gcgaaatttttaaaaaacaatttagggCCTACAATTCGAAACTGTTCAGTTCAAGACATCCGGATAATGGCTGCAGATGATCAAAGATACACTCTAGTACCTTTTTTTGAATCT ATAGTAGAAGATGACGAAATTCTGAAGTACATAGATGGGATAGCGGTCCATTACTATTTCGATGAAAGTACGCCTCCTGCTATACTAGCAAGAATCAGTAAGAACTATCCGGACAAATTTATCCTATCCACCGAAGCGTGCGTAG GATTCAAACTGACTGATATTCCTAAAGTAGACTTGGGGTCGTGGAAAAGAGCCAAAGTATACATCAAGGACATCCTTGAG AACCTGAACTACAACATAATAGGGTGGATAGATTGGAATATGTGCCTCAACAAGGAGGGTGGCCCGACGTGGCTCAAGAATTACGTCGACTCCCCCATCATAGTGGACGCCCAGAACGAGGAGTTCCTTAAACAGCCGACCTTCTATGCGATGGGTCATTTCTCCAAATTTATACCGAGAGGTTCTAGACGAATAGAAGTTTCGAAAATAATCCCGACAGAGGAATTGGACGT GCAAGAACTCCAAGCGTTGGACCAAAGCTACTACGATTCTGTTGCCTTCCTGACACCAACCGACACAATCGTTGTTGTCATCCACAACGA GGCAGCAAACACGAAATCAGCTAATATTCGCGTTGGGCAGCAAGAATTCTTCGTCAAGTTGGATGCAGAGTCCGTCACAACAATCGAAGTTGCATAA